One genomic region from Balaenoptera acutorostrata chromosome 1, mBalAcu1.1, whole genome shotgun sequence encodes:
- the LOC103013031 gene encoding uncharacterized protein LOC103013031, whose translation MRLGHWETAEVWELLERPAAPGGGGGADEEGGPGPGPSRAPTAPRPQAPPAPGPSAAAMARPLVPSSQKGLLLELKGLQEEPVEGFRVTLVDEGDLYNWEVAIFGPPKTYYEGGCFKARLKFPIDYPYSPPAFRFLTKMWHPNIYETGDVCISILHTPVDDPQSGELPSERWKPTQNVRTILLSVISLLKKKKKKKNKRGKGTSMPLSWFGKCQRNPCSWSGPALTWHLQGTTGPLWPFGTLCNHCLQESTYTRLQGAGGSASDHGQTQGQDAMAPKPKPASPWPAKACSLSGAVDEKRPQCSQAPRSQQHISSTTCSTSQASTL comes from the exons AGCTACTGGAGCGCCCGGCGGCTCCGGGTGGTGGTGGCGGCGCAGACGAAGAaggcggccccggccccggcccgtcCCGCGCCCCCACGGCCCCGCGGCCCCAAGCGCCCCCGGCCCCGGGCCCGTCCGCCGCCGCCATGGCCCGGCCGCTGGTGCCCAGCTCGCAGAAGGGGCTGCTTCTGGAGCTCAAGGGGCTGCAGGAGGAGCCGGTGGAGGGCTTCCGGGTGACCCTGGTGGACGAGGGCGACCTGTACAATTGGGAGGTGGCCATCTTCGGGCCCCCCAAAACCTACTACGAGGGCGGCTGCTTCAAGGCGCGCCTCAAGTTCCCCATTGACTACCCCTACTCTCCGCCGGCCTTTCGCTTCCTGACCAAAATGTGGCACCCCAACATCTACGAGACTGGGGACGTGTGCATCTCCATCCTCCACACCCCCGTCGATGACCCCCAGAGCGGGGAGCTGCCCTCGGAGCGGTGGAAGCCCACGCAGAACGTCAGGACCATCCTCCTGAGCGTCATCtccctcctcaaaaaaaaaaaaaaaaaaaaaaacaagaggggAAAAGGCacttccatgccactctcttggTTCGGGAAGTGTCAGAGAAACCCCT GTAGCTGGTCTGGCCCGGCGCTGACCTGGCATCTACAGGGGACAACTGGTCCCTTGTGGCCTTTTGGGACACTGTGCAATCATTGCCTGCAAGAGTCCACGTACACCAGACTGCAGGGAGCTGGAGGCTCTGCCTCAGACCATGGTCAAACCCAAGGCCAAGATGCTATGGCTCCCAAGCCAAAGCCAGCTTCTCCTTGGCCTGCAAAGGCTTGCAGCCTCTCAGGAGCTGTAGATGAGAAAAGGCCCCAGTGTTCTCAGGCTCCCCGTTCCCAGCAGCATATTTCTAGCACAACCTGTTCTACTTCCCAAGCTTCCACCTTGTAA